A DNA window from Babylonia areolata isolate BAREFJ2019XMU chromosome 28, ASM4173473v1, whole genome shotgun sequence contains the following coding sequences:
- the LOC143301781 gene encoding G-protein coupled receptor dmsr-1-like — MEPHTQEELHAFHKWYSGVHGYLSLLVCLFGIPMNLINITVLTRPHMRTPINCILTWLAVFDLCTMASYLPFALHFYCIHSPWELSVAKNSKSWMQFMIFHINFSATTHTVSIWLGVTMAIFRYKHLFSPAKGHLTRMRRLVRARLSVLIVTLLAVVGLVPNYLTNRLYPIEVGRNLTVWVMDDHLATSFTQPIVLVNLWLYSILAKLFPCVLMVIYGSLLLTTLQASLRHKLKQRSANPSSSASSSTTTATSSSSSSSSSGRRHDTDTSRTTRMLLVVIVLFVVTELPQAILIVLSVNMKDFFWQVYMPLGDLMDMLALINNGVNFVLYCSMSRDFRNTVVSLIRTGRNPVKYRGVHRGYLLSSVGTGPMMGGSSGARSPGGGNNFHLSINGLSAFQYSSQSEISHQSALMVKMSRGSSVETICVKA; from the exons atggaGCCCCACACGCAAGAAGAGCTGCACGCTTTCCACAAGTGGTACTCCGGAGTCCACGGCTACCTGAGTCTTCTGGTATGCCTCTTCGGGATCCCTATGAACCTGATCAACATCACCGTGCTCACCAGGCCCCATATGCGTACCCCCATCAACTGCATCCTGACGTGGCTGGCCGTCTTCGATCTCTGCACCATGGCCAGTTACCTCCCTTTCGCCCTGCATTTCTACTGCATTCACTCCCCTTGGGAGCTTTCGGTGGCGAAGAACag CAAATCGTGGATGCAGTTCATGATCTTCCACATCAATTTCTCCGCCACCACCCACACCGTCTCCATCTGGCTAGGAGTCACCATGGCCATTTTCCGCTACAAGCACCTGTTTTCCCCGGCTAAAGGCCACCTCACGCGCATGCGCCGCctggtgcgcgcgcgcctctcggTGCTGATCGTGACCCTATTGGCTGTGGTGGGACTGGTGCCCAACTATCTGACCAATCGGCTGTACCCGAtcgag GTGGGCCGGAACCtgacggtgtgggtgatggaCGATCACCTGGCCACGTCCTTCACGCAGCCCATCGTCCTGGTCAACCTGTGGCTGTACTCCATCCTGGCCAAGCTCTTCCCCTGCGTCCTCATGGTCATCTACGGCAGCCTGCTCCTCACCACCCTTCAGGCCAGCCTCCGCCACAAGCTCAAGCAGCGTTCCGCCAACCCGTCCTCCTCGGCctcgtcctccaccaccaccgccacgtcctcctcatcctcatcctcgtcTTCAGGTCGCCGTCACGACACGGACACGTCCCGCACCACCCGGATGCTCCTAGTGGTGATCGTTCTCTTCGTGGTGACGGAGCTCCCGCAGGCTATCCTCATCGTGCTGAGCGTCAACATGAAGGATTTCTTCTGGCAGGTCTACATGCCGCTGGGCGACCTCATGGACATGCTGGCCCTCATCAACAACGGGGTCAACTTCGTCCTCTACTGCTCCATGAGCAGGGACTTCCGGAACACCGTCGTCTCCTTGATCAGGACCGGAAGGAACCCCGTCAAGTACAGGGGGGTCCACCGCGGTTACCTTCTCTCCTCCGTGGGGACAGGGCCCATGATGGGGGGGTCTTCCGGGGCCAGGTCCCCGGGGGGTGGGAACAACTTCCACCTGTCCATCAACGGGTTGTCGGCCTTTCAGTACTCCTCCCAGTCTGAGATCTCTCACCAGTCGGCTCTGATGGTCAAGATGAGTCGAGGCAGCTCTGTGGAGACGATCTGCGTGAAAGCTTAA